AGCAGCGCACCGAAGACCGCGGGCGCATCGGCCCAGGTCGGCAGAACCTCGTAGCCGTGCTCGCCGGTGTAGCCGGTGCGGCAGACCCGCACCGGGCACGGCGACCCGTCGATCACCGGGGCGGCGTCGACGAAGGCCATGTACTCCATCTCGGTCGGCATGCGCAGGGCCTGCAAGACCTCCGCGGAACGCGGTCCCTGCACCGCCAGCACGGCGTAGTCGCGGTGCTGGTCGGTGACGTGCACCCCCTCGGGCGCGACGGCGGACAGGGCGGCGACAACCGCGGCGGTGTTGGCCGCGTTCGGCACGAGGAAGACCTCCTCGTCGGAGACGAGGTAGGCGATCAGGTCGTCCACGACGCCGCCGGTCTCGTTGCCGCACATCGTGTACTGCGCCTTGCCCGGCGCGATCTTGCCCAGGTCGTTGGTGAGCGTCGCGTTCACGAACTCGGCGGCGCCGGGTCCGCGGACCAGCGCCTTGCCCAGGTGGCTGACGTCGAAGACGCCCACGGCGTTGCGCACGGCGTTGTGCTCGGCAACCGTCCCGGAGTAGGAGACGGGCATGTTCCAGCCGCCGAATTCGGCGAAAGCGGCGCCGAGTTCGCGGTGTTGTTCGGTGAGCGGTCCCTCGAGGAGTTCATTCGTCTGCGCCATGGCCAAAGACTAGCCCGAGGGCGGTACCTGTTCTGTGGCAGAGTTGGATGTCGTGAGCAACTCAGACACCGCCGACCGGGTCCGCGGCCCGGAATTCGATCTCGCCACCACCCTCTCCCGCGCCGACAGCGCGTTGCTCGTCGGCCTCGCCGCCGGCGCCGGGAGCGACGCGAGCGGGAAAGACCGATTCGCCGGCGACGACGCGCCGACGCTGGTCATCGGTGACGGCATCGTCGACGACGCCGTAGCCGAAGCCCTCGAATCCGGGTTGGTCGCCCTGGGCGCCACCGGCAAACACGGCGAGATCACCCGGATCCCCGCCCCCGCCGGGCTGGCCGTCGACGTGGTCGTCGCGGTCGGGCTGGGCCCGCTGGACGAGGCCTCACCCGACGCGGAATCCGAGACGGATGCCGCCGGCGCGGCGGCCGAGTCGCTGCGCCAGGCGGCCGGTATCGCCGCGCGCGAGCTGGCCGGGCACGACACCGTCGCCACCACGCTCTCGACGTTGGCGGTCGGGCCGGTCGTCGAGGGGCTGTTCCTCGGCGCCTACCGCTTCGAGCTGTTCCGCTCGGCCAAGGCCGACGAGAAGAACGCCAGGTCCACGGTGCCCGCCAAGTTCCATCTGCTCGTCGAGGCGAAGAACACCGAGGCCAAGGCCGATCTGGCCCACGCGGTCGTCGTCGCGGACTCCGTCGCCATCGCGCGCGACCTGGTCAACACGCCGCCGAGCCACCTCTACCCCGAGGAGTTCGCGAAGCGGGCCGCGGCGCTGGGCAAGAAGTTCGGACTCGACGTCGAGGTCTTCGACGACGAGAAGCTCGAGCGCGAGGGCTACGGCGGGATCGTCGGCGTCGGCAAGGGCAGCTCACGCAAGCCCCGGCTGGTCCGCCTGACCCATGCCAAGAAGGATGCCAAGTCGGTGGCGCTCGTCGGTAAGGGCATCACCTTCGACACCGGCGGCATCTCCATCAAACCCGCCGCCAACATGGACCACATGACCTCGGACATGGGTGGTGCCGCCGCGGTCGTCGCCGCCGTCATCGCGGCGGCCCGCCTCGACGTCGACGCGACGGTCGTCGCGACGGTGCCGATGGCCGAGAACATGCCGTCGGGCACCGCGCAGCGCCCGGGTGACGTGCTGACCCAATACGGCGGGAAGACGATCGAGGTGCTCAACACCGACGCCGAGGGCCGGCTGATCCTGGCCGACGCGATCGTGCGGGCGCTGGAGGACGAGCCGGACTACCTCATCGACACCGCGACCCTCACCGGGGCGCAGATGGTGGCACTGGGCACCCGCACCCCCGGCGTGATGGGGACGCGCGAGTTCCGCGACCGGGTCGCGGCACTGTCGCGGCGCGCGGGTGAGAACGGTTGGGCGATGCCCATCCCGCCCGAATTGCGCGCCGACCTGACCTCCCGCGTCGCCGATATGGCCAACATCACGCCGCACCGATTCGGCGGGATGCTGGCCGCGGCAACCTATCTCAAGGAGTTCGTCCCGGCCGGGCAGGCCTGGGCCCATATCGACATCGCTGGCCCGGCGTTCAACTCCGGCGGCACGTGGGGATACAACCCGAAGGGCGGAACCGGTGTGCCCGTTCGGACCCTCATCGATGTGATCGAGGACATCGCCGCGAACGGCTGAGACTTCGCCTGTAGGGTTGGTCTCGAGCGGCAACCATCCCCGTCCGCGCCAGGCGACCCAGCGCACCACACCACGCGCCCGACCTGCCACTATCGACTAGTTCGAGGAGTCAACAGCAATGGCCTTCTCCGTCCAGATGCCCGCGTTGGGTGAAAGCGTCACCGAGGGAACCGTCACACGGTGGCTCAAGGCGGAGGGAGACACCGTCGCCGTCGACGAGCCGCTGCTGGAGGTCTCCACCGACAAGGTCGACACCGAGATCCCCTCCCCCGCCGCGGGCGTGCTGGTCAAGATCGTGGCCAACGAGGACGACGTCGTCGAGATCGGCGGCGAGCTGGCCGTCATCGGCGAGGCCGGCGAAGCAGCACCTGCGGCACCCGCCCCGGCCGCGGAGCCCGCCGCTGCCGCTCCCGCACCGGAGCCCACTCCCGAACCCGCGGCACCGGCACCGGCCGCGCCGGCCCCCGAGCCGGCGGCTGCACCCGAGCCCGCCGCCGCACCCACCGCCCCGGCGAGTGGCACGGAGGTCGTGATGCCGGCCCTCGGCGAATCGGTCACCGAAGGCACCGTGACCAATTGGCTCAAGCAGGTCGGCGACTCCGTGGCCGTCGACGAGCCCCTCGTCGAGGTCTCCACCGACAAGGTCGACACCGAGATCCCGTCCCCCGTGGCCGGCACGCTGCTGGAGATCAGCGCCGACACCGACGACGTCGTCGAGGTGGGCGGCAAATTGGCCGTCATCGGCAGCGGCTCCCCCGCGGCGGCACCGGCCGCTCCCGCACCCGCACCCGCACCGACCCCTGCACCGGAACCCGCCCCAGCGGCAGCCGCTCCCGCACCGGAGCCGACTCCGGCACCCGCTCCGGCTGCACCGACACCCCCGCCCGCACCGGCCGCTCCTGCTGCTCCGGCACCGGCCGCACCCACCCCGGCCTCGCCCGCCCCGGCTTCGGCCGGCGACGGACCCTATGTGACGCCGCTGGTGCGCAAACTCGCCGCCGAGAACAACGTCGACCTGTCCGCGCTGACCGGCACCGGCGTCGGTGGACGCATCCGCAAGCAGGATGTGCTGGCCGCCTCCGGCGGTGGGACGACCGCTCCGGCCGCCGTGCCTGCCGCCGCCCCCGCCCCGGAAGTCCGCCCGGAACTCGCGGCGCTGCGCGGCACCACGGCCAAGGTCAACCGGATCCGGCAGATCACCGCGGTCAAGACCCGCGAGTCGCTGCAGACCACAGCGCAGCTCACGCAGGTGCACGAGGTCGACATGACCAAGATCGCCGCCCTGCGCGCCGAGGCCAAGAAGAGCTTCCAGGCGACCGAAGGTGTGAACCTGACCTTCCTGCCGTTCTTCGCCAAAGCCGTCGTCGAGGCGCTGAAGGTCCACCCGAATATCAACGCCAGCTACGACGAGGACGCCAAGGAGATCACCTACCACGGCGGCGTGCAGCTCGGCATCGCGGTCGACACCCCCGAGGGCCTGCTCTCGCCGGTGATCCACAATGCCGACGACCTCTCGCTGGCCGGATTGGCCCGCGCCATCGCCGACATCGCCGACCGCGCCCGCAACGGCGGCCTGAAGCCCGACGATCTGATGGGCGGCACGTTCACCATCACCAACATCGGCAGCCAGGGCGCCCTGTTCGACACCCCGATCCTGGTGCCGCCGCAGGCGGCGATGCTGGGCACCGGTGCCATCGTTAAGCGCCCGGTCATCCTGACCGACGACGACGGCAGCGAGTCGCTGGCCGTCCGGTCGATGGCCTACCTGCCGCTGACCTACGACCACCGTCTCATCGACGGGGCCGACGCCGGTCGCTTCCTCACCACCGTCCGCAAGCGCCTGGAGGCCGGGGAGTTCGCCGCCGACCTCGGTCTGTAGCCCCCATGCGCGTCCTGATCGCCGGATCGTCGGGACTCATCGGTGGCGCCCTGGCCGCCGCACTGCGGAGCCACGGGTCCACGGTGACCCGCCTGGTGCGCCGGGAGGCGCGCCTGCCCGACGAGTTCAGTTGGGACCCCGAGGGATTCGGCGTGCCCGACGAGGCTTTGCGCGGTGTCGACGCCGTCGTCTCCCTGGGTGGCGTCGGCGTCGGCGACCGCCGTTGGACCGGCCGCTACCGGCAGGAACTGCGGGATTCGCGGATCACCCCGACTCAGGTCCTCGCCGACGCGATCGCCGACTCCGAGGTGGGCACCTTCC
This genomic interval from Gordonia sp. X0973 contains the following:
- a CDS encoding leucyl aminopeptidase yields the protein MSNSDTADRVRGPEFDLATTLSRADSALLVGLAAGAGSDASGKDRFAGDDAPTLVIGDGIVDDAVAEALESGLVALGATGKHGEITRIPAPAGLAVDVVVAVGLGPLDEASPDAESETDAAGAAAESLRQAAGIAARELAGHDTVATTLSTLAVGPVVEGLFLGAYRFELFRSAKADEKNARSTVPAKFHLLVEAKNTEAKADLAHAVVVADSVAIARDLVNTPPSHLYPEEFAKRAAALGKKFGLDVEVFDDEKLEREGYGGIVGVGKGSSRKPRLVRLTHAKKDAKSVALVGKGITFDTGGISIKPAANMDHMTSDMGGAAAVVAAVIAAARLDVDATVVATVPMAENMPSGTAQRPGDVLTQYGGKTIEVLNTDAEGRLILADAIVRALEDEPDYLIDTATLTGAQMVALGTRTPGVMGTREFRDRVAALSRRAGENGWAMPIPPELRADLTSRVADMANITPHRFGGMLAAATYLKEFVPAGQAWAHIDIAGPAFNSGGTWGYNPKGGTGVPVRTLIDVIEDIAANG
- the gcvT gene encoding glycine cleavage system aminomethyltransferase GcvT translates to MAQTNELLEGPLTEQHRELGAAFAEFGGWNMPVSYSGTVAEHNAVRNAVGVFDVSHLGKALVRGPGAAEFVNATLTNDLGKIAPGKAQYTMCGNETGGVVDDLIAYLVSDEEVFLVPNAANTAAVVAALSAVAPEGVHVTDQHRDYAVLAVQGPRSAEVLQALRMPTEMEYMAFVDAAPVIDGSPCPVRVCRTGYTGEHGYEVLPTWADAPAVFGALLREVTARDGLPAGLGARDTLRTEMGYALHGHELSPEITPNQARTGWAVGWDKPAFFGRDAMVAEKAAGPARRLYGLRATGRGIPREGCAVLAPGAGGEASGPNTTTEGGAQIGVCTSGTFSPTAQVGIALAFLDTSSGVKKGDTVVVDVRGRALPCEVVLPPFVESHV
- the sucB gene encoding 2-oxoglutarate dehydrogenase, E2 component, dihydrolipoamide succinyltransferase, translated to MAFSVQMPALGESVTEGTVTRWLKAEGDTVAVDEPLLEVSTDKVDTEIPSPAAGVLVKIVANEDDVVEIGGELAVIGEAGEAAPAAPAPAAEPAAAAPAPEPTPEPAAPAPAAPAPEPAAAPEPAAAPTAPASGTEVVMPALGESVTEGTVTNWLKQVGDSVAVDEPLVEVSTDKVDTEIPSPVAGTLLEISADTDDVVEVGGKLAVIGSGSPAAAPAAPAPAPAPTPAPEPAPAAAAPAPEPTPAPAPAAPTPPPAPAAPAAPAPAAPTPASPAPASAGDGPYVTPLVRKLAAENNVDLSALTGTGVGGRIRKQDVLAASGGGTTAPAAVPAAAPAPEVRPELAALRGTTAKVNRIRQITAVKTRESLQTTAQLTQVHEVDMTKIAALRAEAKKSFQATEGVNLTFLPFFAKAVVEALKVHPNINASYDEDAKEITYHGGVQLGIAVDTPEGLLSPVIHNADDLSLAGLARAIADIADRARNGGLKPDDLMGGTFTITNIGSQGALFDTPILVPPQAAMLGTGAIVKRPVILTDDDGSESLAVRSMAYLPLTYDHRLIDGADAGRFLTTVRKRLEAGEFAADLGL